In a single window of the Xiphophorus couchianus chromosome 10, X_couchianus-1.0, whole genome shotgun sequence genome:
- the unc13d gene encoding protein unc-13 homolog D yields MAGQSGQNTRKGENLLQTPEQEDGASRHRQFSPVHTRKLGFTRRQRDRRDLKEDENPEAKARRHKEMELKPLYKELLYTIAHKMGKPASAEVFTNSQLHQYLKEAFTMTDEEHIALMEKVQNTEPPVYCLMVTVKEAKEILGKDVSGFSDPYCLLMVLEEEEEKKSSSAKAKPSKYVVKGTVSHEKIYQTDIKKQTLNPIWNQTFILEFVHLANTTFHLEMWDKDEEVSLTQKLEEIKTNLNSLRRMIKEAKKEKGTDDFLGNIVLRLQDLHCTEDNWYKLEPRTETYPNRGQCHLFLQFIHKARDGTLSAGRSAYTNYCGILQQFVQAYISKQQSSAPWKGALCGEAQTLLELYATQNDLSPFLQDLAKWVAYSKLYQTLEVDSSVLFHQLTSIEYHWHQQELPYQQKQELGDSLHGFLQYGLCLVSKYRDIFPPTPSATPKLHTLLRILVQICKTQAFQKQNPANFELHEGVHDAIETGTEEWFTIKKGLHQPMTKDLTEIGSALSRLIAEVREDIRHNKDVWNRVFFSAVQVDVFTVVYQKFDSLLAKEVKATLSIMEDQMDQNLSKSLFPVYLSLQAIHKDKAFLQKRGLLQLTDFHEGFRDALPYWLNQAFSTTQDRVVRAVQVDQLQPLQVGAVPIKHSSSAVDLVACIQPICHLWEQLSWPDPEEAFMLMVKLTEDVCKIVVNYCHLLKERVRVLSENSDHSIAINMLCVVVNDLEHLRSVLTRLPAQLNWEVLRVRTESVIGQSQFENTLHSQLQQAKSVLCKEIRSALDTLGRQLNTDIETHVRSMSTRRRIPSKSTEDAAAPLMRYLEQELKYMNENLVQENFNSLLTPLWQNSVKILYQVSNQHLQQEGLMVFCQRLLYTLQCLEQCFHADGNGLPEKALHSDEYKKLKAHLTHHSLTSHQLIEKFFKRKISEQRDYQGEKYGAVTLLTSYRRSDQRLHIEVLNAVSLLPMDSNGLSDPFVRLCLEPNHVFPEIEPRCTQYKSCDLNPLFDEAFDFLVSLDQCRTPGACLVITVLDHDTLRPDDFEGEAFLALEVVPGVSEQEGEKVNSQMDSAPEKIRLPLTHPKPNEDSILKLLESRRGEREAQAFVKKRRQREKQSQEAVQQ; encoded by the exons ATGGCAGGTCAAAGTGGGCAGAACACCAGAAAAGGAGAGAACTTACTGCAAACACCtgaacag gAAGATGGCGCATCAAGACACAGGCAG TTTTCCCCAGTCCATACACGTAAACTCGGCTTTACaaggagacagagagacaggagG GATTTAAAAGAAGATGAAAATCCGGAGGCCAAAGCCAGACGACACAAGGAGATGGAG CTGAAGCCGCTGTATAAGGAGCTGCTGTACACCATCGCCCATAAGATGGGTAAACCAGCGTCAGCGGAGGTCTTCACAAACAGCCAGCTCCACCAGTACCTAAAGGAG GCTTTCACTATGACAGATGAGGAGCACATCGCTCTGATGGAGAAAGTACAGAACACAGAG CCGCCGGTATACTGCCTGATGGTCACCGTGAAGGAAGCTAAAGAAATTCTAGGAAAAGACGTCAGTG GTTTTAGTGACCCTTACTGCCTCCTGATGGTcctggaagaggaggaggagaaaaagagcaGCAGCGCAAAAGCCAAACCCAGCAAATATGTCGTGAAGGGCACAGTATCACATGAGAAAATCTACCAAACCGATATCAAAAAGCAAACCTTGAACCCCATTTGGAACCAAACCTTCATACT aGAGTTTGTACATTTGGCGAACACCACTTTCCACCTTGAAATGTG GGATAAGGACGAAGAGGTGTCTCTCACTCAGAAACTGGAAGAGATCAAAACCAACTTAAATAGTTTAAGAAG GATGATCAAGGAGGCCAAAAAGGAGAAAGGCACAGATGACTTTTTGGGAAATATTGTGTTAAGACTACAG GATCTCCACTGCACTGAGGATAACTGGTACAAACTGGAGCCCAGAACGGAGACGTATCCTAATCGCGGCCAGTGTCACCTCTTCCTCCAGTTCATCCACAAAGCT AGAGACGGGACTCTGAGCGCCGGTCGCAGTGCCTACACCAACTACTGTGGGATTCTGCAGCAGTTTGTCCAAgcttacatttcaaaacaacag AGCTCTGCTCCGTGGAAAGGTGCGCTGTGTGGCGAGGCTCAGACTCTGCTTGAACTCTACGCTACGCAAAACGACCTCTCTCCTTTTCTGCAAGACCTGGC GAAGTGGGTGGCTTACAGTAAACTGTACCAGACCTTGGAGGTGGACTCGTCTGTGCTGTTCCATCAGCTCACCAGCATAGAGTACCACTGGCATCAGCAGGAGCTTCCCTACCAGCAG AAACAGGAACTTGGGGATTCTCTTCACGGCTTCCTGCAGTACGGACTCTGTTTGGTTTCCAAATACAGAGACATCTTCCCCCCGACTCCCAGTGCCACTCCGAAACTACACACACTCCTCAG GATCTTGGTCCAGATCTGTAAGACTCAAGCTTTCCAGAAACAGAACCCGGCCAACTTTGAGCTTCACGAAGGCGTCCACGATGCCATAGAG ACAGGCACAGAGGAGTGGTTTACCATCAAAAAGGGGTTGCATCAGCCGATGaccaag GACCTGACAGAGATCGGGAGCGCCCTCTCTAGGCTGATTGCGGAAGTTCGGGAAGACATAAGACACAACAAGGACGTGTGGAACCGAGTTTTCTTCAG CGCTGTGCAAGTCGATGTCTTCACTGTTGTCTATCAGAAGTTTGACTCCTTG CTCGCAAAGGAAGTGAAAGCAACCCTCTCCATAATGGAGGACCAAATGGATCAGAACCTCTCCAAAAGCCTGTTTCCTGTTTACCTGAGCTTGCAGGCCATCCACAAAGACAAGGCCTTCCTGCAGAAAAG ggGATTACTCCAGCTGACAGACTTTCATGAAGGTTTCCGGGACGCCCTGCCGTACTGGCTGAACCAGGCGTTCAGCACCACTCAGGACCGGGTGGTCAGGGCGGTGCAGGTTGACCAG CTGCAGCCGCTGCAGGTCGGCGCGGTCCCCATAAAGCACAGCTCCTCAGCCGTGGACCTGGTGGCCTGCATCCAGCCAATCTGCCACTTATGGGAGCAGCTGTCGTGGCCTGACCCCGAGGAGGCCTTCATGCTCATGGTCAAACTCACCGAG GATGTTTGTAAGATTGTAGTGAACTACTGTCACCTCCTAAAGGAGCGAGTCCGGGTGCTGTCTGAGAACTCGGACCACAGCATTGCCATCAACATG CTGTGCGTCGTAGTGAACGACCTGGAGCACCTGCGCTCGGTGCTGACCCGCCTTCCCGCTCAGCTCAACTGGGAGGTCCTTCGCGTCCGCACCGAGAGCGTCATAGGGCAGAGCCAGTTTGAAAACACGCTGCATTCCCAGCTTCAGCAAGCCAAGAGCGTCCTCTGCAAGGAGATCCGGTCAGCGCTCGACACTCTGGGGAGACAG TTAAACACAGACATCGAGACTCACGTCAGGAGCATGTCCACCAGGCGGAGGATTCCCTCCAAGTCCACGGAGGAC GCTGCAGCCCCTCTAATGCGCTACCTCGAACAGGAGCTTAAGTACATGAATGAAAACCTGGTTCAAGAGAACTTCAACAG CCTCCTGACTCCGTTGTGGCAAAACTCTGTGAAAATTCTTTATCAGGTTTCCAACCAGCATTTGCAGCAAGAAGGGCTCATGGTGTTCTGCCAGAGGCTGCTGTACACGCTGCAG TGTCTCGAGCAGTGTTTCCACGCCGACGGAAACGGACTTCCTGAGAAGGCGTTGCACTCCGACGAATACAAG AAGCTGAAGGCTCACCTCACTCACCACTCGCTGACCAGCCACCAGCTCATAGAGAAGttctttaaaaggaaaatatcaGAGCAG AGAGATTACCAAGGGGAAAAATATGGAGCGGTCACCCTCCTCACATCCTACAGGAGGTCTGACCAGAGGCTGCACATCGAGGTGCTCAATGCAGTCAGCCTCCTGCCAATGGACTCCAATG GCCTCAGTGACCCGTTTGTGCGGCTGTGCCTGGAACCCAACCACGTCTTCCCCGAGATAGAGCCGCGCTGCACCCAGTACAAAAGCTGCGATCTCAACCCCCTCTTCGACGAGGCCTTCGATTT CCTGGTTTCGCTGGATCAGTGCCGGACTCCAGGAGCGTGCTTGGTCATCACGGTTCTGGACCACGACACCTTGAGGCCAGATGACTTTGAGGGCGAGGCGTTCCTGGCCCTCGAGGTCGTACCTGGAGTTTCAGAACAAGAAGGAGAGAAAGTCAACTCGCAGATGGACTCAGCACCTGAGAAGATACGCCTGCCTTTGACGCACCCTAAACCTAAtg AGGACAGCATCTTGAAGCTGCTGGAGTCCCGGAGAGGAGAGCGAGAGGCTCAGGCTTTCGTCAAGAAGCGACGCCAACGGGAGAAACAATcccaggaggcggtccagcaATGA
- the wbp2 gene encoding WW domain-binding protein 2, with amino-acid sequence MTLNQNHSESGGVIINNSESVLMSHDNVELVFCDADRLPEPFRKSKKGSVYLTPYRVIFLAKGRDALQSFMMPFYLMKGCEIKQPVLGANYIKGTVSAEPVGGWEGSATFKLVFAAGGAIEFGQFMLQAAAQASKGQPLTPSFGGCPFMANGGYAFPPPPANGMYPQGPPPGYSYPNPPPPGTFYPSPPAFDASASYVPPPPYSAPLGQQPPRDPDLPSSAAAEAKAAEAAASASCATLPPTHVYLPQDKPPPYSPPEDKKNQ; translated from the exons ATGACTTTGAACCAGAACCACTCAGAGTCTGGTGGAGTCATCATCAACAACAGCGAGAG CGTGTTGATGTCCCATGATAACGTGGAGCTCGTCTTCTGCGATGCGGACCGTCTGCCTGAGCCGTTCAGAAAGAGCAAAAAGGGCAGCGTCTACTTGACACCGTACAGG GTGATCTTCCTGGCTAAAGGACGCGACGCTCTGCAGTCCTTCATGATGCCGTTCTACCTGATGAAGGGCTGCGAGATCAAACAGCCGGTTCTGGGCGCCAATTACATCAAGGGCACCGTGAGCGCCGAGCCCGTAG GTGGATGGGAAGGAAGCGCCACGTTCAAGCTAGTCTTCGCCGCGGGTGGAGCCATAGAGTTTGGCCAGTTCATGCTGCAGGCTGCAGCTCAGG CGTCTAAGGGCCAGCCATTAACTCCTAGCTTCGGTGGCTGCCCTTTCATGGCTAACGGAGGCTATGCTTTCCCTCCTCCCCCCGCTAATGGAATGTACCCTCAGGGACCGCCACCTGGCTACTCCTACCCCAACCCCCCACCTCCAG GGACATTCTACCCAAGTCCTCCAGCTTTCGATGCGTCTGCCAGCTACGTACCGCCCCCTCCTTACTCTGCCCCCCTGGGTCAGCAGCCACCACGTGACCCAGACCTGCCCTCCTCAGCAGCAG CGGAGGCCAAGGCAGCGGAAGCGGCGGCGAGCGCCAGCTGTGCCACTCTGCCTCCTACGCACGTTTACCTGCCGCAG GACAAGCCCCCACCTTACTCCCCTCCAGAGGACAAGAAGAACCAGTAG